TGGGCGTGACACAGCTGGCACAGCGCGTCCTTCTTGGTCAGCTTGTGCCCTTTGTCGCCGTCCAGACTGGAGAACGCCACCTTGCCCTTCTTGTCGAAGATGCGGATGGCCTTCACGCCGGGCTGCGCTGCCAGCGTCGCAAGCTCGGAATGAACGCCCTTCTTCTTCTTCAGCAGCATGCCGTAGCGCAGCGCCCGCTCCAGCACGGCGCTGGTCTGGCGTGCATGCTCGTCGAAGGAGTGGCGCCACGCTTCTTCGCTACGCCCTTCGCTCCAAGCCGAAACCGCAAGGAACACCGCCGCCATCGATACGAATATCGAGACGAACAGCTTGAATCCGACGGAGCGCTGGATGCGCTTCATGTTCCGTCCTGCGGCAATGGCGAACACTTCGCCTGACGCTCTCTTCCATAGCAAACGGCAGTTCAGAATGAAGCTTCAGGGGTGCGCGCCACAGACGTCCGTCATCCGCAAACTCTGCGCGAATTCGCCGTCCGATTTCGGTCTAGGATGTGACGAGGGGAAGGGGTTTCAGCGATGCGCAGAGCAGTTTTCGTAGCGGTACTGTCGTTGTCCACCGTCGCCGGGGCGCAGCCCGCCGGAGAGCCGCCGGAGCAGCCGGCTGTCGTCGATCCGGCCGTGCCTCCTGCGAGCTCCGCGCCACCCACGGCTCCGGCCCCGCCGGCGAATGGCCCGCCTCCGGCGGGTCAAGGTCAGCCCACTCCTGCGTACGGCCAGCCGGCTCCCGCATATGGCCAGCCCGCTCCCGCGTATCGTCCGCCGGCGTACGGTCCGGCGTGGGGCTACGGGCAGCAACCACCCCCGTACTACGGGCCTCCGCCTCAGGGCTATGGCGCGCCGCCGCCGCCACAGCCCCCGCCGCCTCCTCGTAGCGGCATGGTCGGTGTCGCGCACATGGGGCTCGCGATCGGAGGCAGCGGTGACACGGACCCGTCCTGCGACGGTGCTGGATGCGGCGGGTCGGCGTCAGGCAACGGGTACGACGACGAGTCCGATTTGGTCTTGGGCTTGGACGTCTTGGGTCATCTGAGCCCGGAGCTCAGGGTGGGCGGTGGCTTTCTCTTCTTCCCGAACTCGGCGGCTGATTTCGACGGTGAGAACGTGGACTTGGGCAGCGACCTTTCGCTGCTCCTCGTCGTCGAGGGCGTGTTCGACGTCGGACCCAAGGTGGCGCTGACGGTACGGGGACAGGGCGGGGCGTTCTTCCTGTTTCCAGGAGGAGACCTGGGTGACGCCATCGATAGGCAAAAGGAGGTCTGCGACGCCGTCGGGAACGATTGTGAGGTGAAGGACGGGCCCTACGTTGGGTGGACCGCCGGCGGCGGCTTCGGCGTGTTGGTTGCGGCGGGCAAGATCGGCATCCGTGGGGACATCACGCTGCAGTGGTACGGCGTCGAGACGTTTGGAGTGAACGGATCCACACCGGTCGGCAGTATCGACTCCTCGCTCGGTTTCGCCGGCGACCGCGTGCTGCTCACCGGCGGCGTGGAGTTCTGAGGTCCAGCTTCGAGCTCAGGTCCACGCCAACCGGACAGTGGTCGCTGCCGCGCACGTGGGGCAGCGTGAAAGCGTTCGTCACGAAGCGCATCGCGGCGGGGTTGGCGAGCACGTAGTCGATGCGCCAGCCCACGTTCTTCTCGCGCACGCCGGGGCGCTGGCTCCACCACGTGTAGTGGCCGCCTTCCGGGCAGTGAGCGCGAAAGGTGTCCACCCAACCCGCGCGGAACCACTGCTCCAGCGTGCGCCGTTCTTCCGGGCGGAAGCCGCTGTTCTTCACGTTCTCACGCGGGCGGGCCAGATCGATGTCCTCCCGCGCGGTGTTGAAGTCCCCCATCACCAGCATCGGCTCGTCGAAGTGGCGCGACAGCTCTTTGAGGAGCGCGCGGTAGAACGCGAGCTTGTAGGGAATGCGACTGAGATCCCGGTTGGGGCCGTCGCCCTTTGGGAAATACGCCGAGCACACCACCAGCCTTCCATAGCGGGCGGCGACAGCGCGGCCTTCCCGCTGGAAGCGCGGAGCCAGGCCCAGCTGCACGGGCTCCGGCTCGTAGCGCGAGAGCAACGCCACGCCGCTGTAGCCCGGGCGCTCCGCGGGCGCGTAATGCTGATGCCAGCGGCTCTTGCGGATCTCCTCTGGCACCTGCTCGGGAAAGGCGCGCACCTCTTGGAGCCCCACGATGCTGGCGCGCGATCGGGACAGAAATGCGCCCAGCCCCTTCTTGCTGCAGGCGCGAATGCCGTTCACGTTCCACGAGAGGACGCGCATGCGTGGGAGCGTAGCCTGGCCGGGCGCGGCTCTGTCACTTACACTTCGACAATCGATGCGGCACGCGCGGCTCATGTTGTTTCCGGAGTCTCCCGTGCATGGGTTTGTCGGGACGGCGCGGGGCCTCGCGGAGCCCAATCCCGTCCCGGACGTCGCCGCCCTGGATCCCGCGGTCGAGCGCGTGACCTTCGCGGGCGGCTCCCCCCTGGCGCACCCCGCGTTCTGGGAGCTCGCGACGGACTCGCGGCTCACCAACAAAATTCTGGGAGTCGAAACACCCGCCGCTGCGGTCGCGGAAGCGGGCGTCCTCTTGCGGCTGAAAGAAGCGGGCATCGCGGAGCTGTTCGTCGTTACGCGCGGAACCGACGACCTGTCCGTCGCGCTCGAAAGTGGGCTTCGCGTGTACGTGGTGCTCGTCGCCGAGCGGCGCGGTCTGCGCGCGCTGCTCTCCACGGCGGACACACTGTGCGGCAGGGCCCCGCGCCCGCACGGCCTGCTCGTCGCGTTGGCACGCCCGCGGGCGCTCGCGCCCGAGGCGCGCGCACGACTGTTGCCGCCCGGTGCGGCGGCGGAGCTCTCCGCCCGGGTGTTCGACCGGGCGCGGCGCGCCGGCATGGAATACGGCTTCTTCGACCCGCGGGGCGTCTCGCCCTGTCAGTCGGGCGGCGCGCTGGACGCCTTCGGCACCGTGTTCCACCAACGCTTTCGGCTGCTCGCGCGCCAAGAAGAAGCGCTGGTGCGCGTGCCGGCGTGTGACGGCTGCTCCCTCGCGGACGCCTGCGGCGGTCTCGAACCGGACGTCGTGGAAACCTTCGGCAGCGCGGCGCGGCCCGTCCCCCTCGAGACCAGCATGGGTTGGAAGCTGCGGCCCATCCACTCGCTCGATCGCGTCGACTACAAGAACGCCTCGCCCTTCCAAACCCCGGGTGGCCGCGCGCCGCGCACGCTGCTCCGGGTGAACGGGCACTGCAACATGAGCTGTTCGTTCTGCTTCGTCGACCGCACCGTGCCCGACTTCGCGACCGCGGAGCTGAGCCGCACCATCGAGCAGATGTACCGGCAGGGTGGGCGCCACCTGGTGCTCTCCGGCGGTGAGCCGACGTTGCATCCGGATCTCCCGGAGCTCTTGGCGCTCGGCAAGCGGCTGGGCTTCGACACCATCGAGATCCAGACCAACGGCGTGCGGGCCGCCGACGAAGCCTACGCGCGGAGCCTGGTGCAGGCAGGCCTCACGCGCGCCACGATGTCGCTTCACAGCGTGCGGGCCGAGGAGTCGGATCGGGTCACGCGCCTCCCCGGCGGCTTCGACAAGACCGTTCGCGCCATCGACAACTTTCGCGCCCTGGGCATCAGCACGCAGATCGCCCACGTGATCACCAAGGCGAACTACCGCGAGCTGCCGCAAACGGTGCGTTGGCTCGCGGAGCGGTTCCCCGAGTCGGGCGGGCACCTTTCTCTGTGCCTGGCCATCGCCCAGGGCATCAGCGATCTGGTGTACACCTGGGTGGTTCCGACCTTCACGGAAATAGAGCCGTTCGTGCGTGCGGCGCTCGACGACTGCCTGGAGCAGGGCGTCGGCTTCGGTGGGATGATCGGCCAAGGCGGCTATCCACCGTGCATGTTGCGGGGGGACTTGCGTTACTACCGGGCCGTGCTCGACCAAGTCTTCTTGAGCGAGGACTTCGCCGACCAGTTCTACAAGGCGGAGCGCTGCACCGCGTGCAGCTTCGAGCCCTATTGCGTCGGCGTTCGCAGATCCTACGTGGAGACCCACGGTGACGCGGAGCTGCGGCCTTTCCGCGCCGACGTGTCGGAGCTTTCGAGGCTGAAGCCGGTTCCGGCGTCGTTGGTGCAGCTTCGGACCAAGGATGACTTGACCCGCGTCGCAAAAGAGGGGACTTCTGCGGGCTCCTGATGGCGCGAGACATCGAGAACGATTTCGCGAAGCTGGAATGGCTCGACGACGGCCTCATCCGCATCACGCGGACGTCCAAGGCGCTGGAATCCATGGCGGACATGACGGCCGCCTGGGACGACATCTGTCGTGGCCTCCTGTTCGTGGACCGCGCTCGCGTCCGCATGCTGATCGACACCAGCGCGGCGCCAGGTCGCAACGATCCCGCCTTCGAGCGGGCCTTCGCCCCGATTCGCACGGAGCTGACTCGCGGTTTTGCGCGCTGCGCCGTAGTGGTCCGCATGGCCGTGAGCCGGCTTCAGGTCAAGCGCCATGCGGCCACGGACGGGGCCGACGTGCGCGTCTTCACCGACGCCGACGAAGCCCTGCGCTGGCTGCGAAACGGCGACCTGACGGACGCCGCTGTCCTCAAATAGTGGCCTCCCGCTCGCCGCTGGCGGCATGCTAGGAGCGGGGGATCGGGGCCGCGTGTGAAGCGGCCAAGGAGCAGCACCCCGTGGCCAAGCGCAAGACGATCACCAAGAAACGTTCCCCCCTGGCGCCGAGGACGGCGCACATGCGACAGCCGGCCTCGGCCTTCGACAACGCCTTGGTCCAGTTCTCCCGCGCTGCGGAGATCATCGATCTCACGCCAGATCAGGTAGCCGTCATTCGGGAGCCGCGGCGCATCGTCGAGGTGAAGCTGCCCGTTCGCATGGACGACGGGAGCATTCGTGTCTTCAAGGGGTATCGGGTCCAGCACAAC
This region of Polyangiaceae bacterium genomic DNA includes:
- the xth gene encoding exodeoxyribonuclease III, with the translated sequence MRVLSWNVNGIRACSKKGLGAFLSRSRASIVGLQEVRAFPEQVPEEIRKSRWHQHYAPAERPGYSGVALLSRYEPEPVQLGLAPRFQREGRAVAARYGRLVVCSAYFPKGDGPNRDLSRIPYKLAFYRALLKELSRHFDEPMLVMGDFNTAREDIDLARPRENVKNSGFRPEERRTLEQWFRAGWVDTFRAHCPEGGHYTWWSQRPGVREKNVGWRIDYVLANPAAMRFVTNAFTLPHVRGSDHCPVGVDLSSKLDLRTPRRR
- a CDS encoding radical SAM protein; this encodes MRHARLMLFPESPVHGFVGTARGLAEPNPVPDVAALDPAVERVTFAGGSPLAHPAFWELATDSRLTNKILGVETPAAAVAEAGVLLRLKEAGIAELFVVTRGTDDLSVALESGLRVYVVLVAERRGLRALLSTADTLCGRAPRPHGLLVALARPRALAPEARARLLPPGAAAELSARVFDRARRAGMEYGFFDPRGVSPCQSGGALDAFGTVFHQRFRLLARQEEALVRVPACDGCSLADACGGLEPDVVETFGSAARPVPLETSMGWKLRPIHSLDRVDYKNASPFQTPGGRAPRTLLRVNGHCNMSCSFCFVDRTVPDFATAELSRTIEQMYRQGGRHLVLSGGEPTLHPDLPELLALGKRLGFDTIEIQTNGVRAADEAYARSLVQAGLTRATMSLHSVRAEESDRVTRLPGGFDKTVRAIDNFRALGISTQIAHVITKANYRELPQTVRWLAERFPESGGHLSLCLAIAQGISDLVYTWVVPTFTEIEPFVRAALDDCLEQGVGFGGMIGQGGYPPCMLRGDLRYYRAVLDQVFLSEDFADQFYKAERCTACSFEPYCVGVRRSYVETHGDAELRPFRADVSELSRLKPVPASLVQLRTKDDLTRVAKEGTSAGS
- a CDS encoding STAS/SEC14 domain-containing protein; this translates as MARDIENDFAKLEWLDDGLIRITRTSKALESMADMTAAWDDICRGLLFVDRARVRMLIDTSAAPGRNDPAFERAFAPIRTELTRGFARCAVVVRMAVSRLQVKRHAATDGADVRVFTDADEALRWLRNGDLTDAAVLK